CCAGAAAAAGCCATTTGCTGTTATTAAATTTCTGGACAGTGGGGTTCGAGGTAGGAGATCCCAAACTTCCGCCCTGGGGCTGCTGTCAGATTATCATCAGGaagctttttatttcttattttcactttttagtaaaatgaaagtaatatGCTGACATGATCAGGAAATTCCAGCAGGGTGGAAAGGGACAAAATAAGAAGTGAAAGCTGCTTTCACCCCCTCCCCTGCGTTCTCCATCCCTTCGGAGGGTCTCAAAAGTCCAGATGCCCGGTCCCCACTCCCAGGAACTGGGGTTCAGTAGGGCAAGCTGGGACCTGGACACCTGCATTTTAGCCTCTGCCGCAGCGGATGCTGGCTGGCGACGTGGGTTCCCCCGGAGCTGCTCCTTCTGATGGGTTCCTCCTCTTGATTTGGTGCAGGCTATTTTCAAAATGATCAGTCCTGAGGACGTGAAGCGACTTCCGGATGATGAAAACACCCCGGAGAAGCGAGCCGAGAAGGTCTGGGGGTTCTTTGGCAAGAAGGAAGACGGTAAATTCCTTCTCCTTCCTAGCCTTTGTTCCAGTCCCAGGGTGTTTCCCAGAAAGCCCAGCCAGATTTATCCTTCCGAGTCCGGTGCCCAGGCAGGACAGAGGTCACCTCCGCCCACTGCAGGGCTGCCTGACGGGCCTTTGTGGGTGGTGACAGGACGGCCCGCGGGCAGTCGTGCGTACGCCCACTCTGGAGCTGGCGGGAAACAGTACTGCCTCCCACTGCTTGTAAAACTCCATTGCTGCCTGAGACGCTCTTGGGGAGAAGCAAGGCTCTAAATGATGTTGTGCTTTTGAAGGAAGAAAACCTCTTTCGTTACGACAGAGCTCACCCACACTGAGGGAGTAGTAACCAGGAAGGGGCACAGCTCAGGAGCAGTTCGTAGGCAAATGGCGAGTTTTGAGACTTTGCGAAcggctttctttttaaatggagtgccctttttttttttttttttccttcaaagacaCTTTGGTTTACTTGTTTATAAAAAGGCCTTCTGCACAATTAGGACAAGGCACACCTCAGCTCAGTCTCCATCTGAATGAGCACCCAGTCCCAAGCAAGCAGGATCTGGATTTAAACGGTTTTACTTTAGGAAGTTAATTTGGAGCCCACGAGAGGCAGCACCAGATGGGATTAGATTTAAATTGGACGGCAAGAGATTGATGGGGGGGAAGGCCTATGAGGGAAAATGGGGAGGGATCTGGAGGAGCCATCGGGCTGCAAAGTAGATCAAACGCCTCTGGGTAGTTTGGGCTTAAGAAAAGTCTGAGACTGCAGCACTGGGCTAAGAAGGTCTTGGCCAAGCCGATGGGGCGTCCTCGAGCCCCTGCTCCTGGCTCCCTGCCCTGCTCCGTCTGGCTGGAAGCAGCGTGGTCTGGCACTGAAAGGGGGCTGCTAATGCAGGGTGCCCACATGCAGCTCAGGAAGGACATGAGAGAGGGGTTGGTGTCAGACGGGGGCGGCAAACTTGAATGGCTCCCGGGGCTGGGAGGATGAACAGGAGAGCGGCTGCCCAGTTAGTGAGGGCCTGGCGAACAGTGGGGAGTGGCTGTCTGGTCTGATGGCCTCTGATCGATTGTTGCCACGTGGGGGTGCGGGGCTGCTGGTGTCTCGCTACctgattgttttaaaaagagcAGCCAGCaattgagatttcttttttttttccctcatgcacaccaagcacgcattctaccactgagctgttccccTCACCCCTGCAGTCAAGATTTTTAACCTCTGAAGCGCCTCCGTTGATGACGGCCTGCATGGCCCAAGGCCACCTGCGGAGCCAGGACTGGCCCCTGTTGTGGTCTCTGGGGCAGCCTCTTACAGGGCTCCCCGGCACAGGTCTGAGCAGGACCTTAAATCAGGGCCCTACTATTCTGCGGTCCAGGAGGAAGTCGGGAAGCAACGAGGTCTTTGATGGTAGGGCCAGAATTAGGGCAAGGCAAGGAGGTGCCCAGGCACAAATGGAAGGCGGCCCTTGTTGTCAGTGCCAGCCCTGTGCTCACACGACCCTGAAACTGAGCACCTCCTCAGATTTCGCAGGGGAGGCCCTTCCCGTGCCTCACCCAGCCGTCATCTCCCCCTTCGAGCATCCTCTCCTCCGTTGCCCAGACCCTGGCTGCTCAAGGCTCCTCCCTGAGGCTCCTCGCCCCTCTTTAGCCCCTTTCGTGACGTCCCTCGGGGTCGGCCACGTGCTGAGGCCCTTGTTCTGCTACTTGCTAACCGGAAAACTGCCCCAGGTGAATTTCACAGTcacagtggggagggaggtgctgggggctCACACGCGCGCTCGTGCCTGGTGACTTGTGTTTCCACACGGCCCATCTGGAGTCAACGCCTCACTCCAGCATCGGGTTCCGAGGGTGGGATTTCAAGCTCTGTGCGAGGCTGACAGGGCAGCTGGAACCTTAAAACCCAGTTTCCCAGCCGGACCTGCACCGGGAAGCAGCCTGGCTCCTAACCCAGGAATGATTACGATTGCCCCAAAGGCCTGGGACATAAGCCAATGGAAACCCAATTCAGTTcagctgaggtttttttttaattgaattataattggttaaaaatgttgtgttagtttctgctgtacagcgtagtgattcagttttacaggtttttcattcattttaggttattacaagctattgactatagttccctgtgctgtacaggaggaccttgctgtttacctactttgcacatagtagtttgtatctgctaaccccagaCTCCCACTTTATCCGTCCCCTCCTTTCCCATTAAGTAACCATTaagtttttttctgtgtctgtgagtctgtttctgttttgtaaataagttcatttgtgtcatttttttttagattccacatataagtgataccgtgtgatatttatctttgtctgatttaacttcacttagtatgatcatctctaggtccagccatgttgctgtaaatggcatgatttcattcttttttatggctgagtagtattttttcatccagtcacctgtcgatggacattgaggttgtttccacatcttggctgttgtaaacagtgagTTCAGCCAagctttactgagcacctactacgtgcagGACTATGAGGATAGCCATA
This is a stretch of genomic DNA from Camelus bactrianus isolate YW-2024 breed Bactrian camel chromosome 16, ASM4877302v1, whole genome shotgun sequence. It encodes these proteins:
- the RCVRN gene encoding recoverin isoform X1 — encoded protein: MGNSKSGALSKEILEELQLNTKFTEEELSTWYQSFLKECPSGRITRQEFQSIYSKFFPEADPKAYAQHVFRSFDANSDGTLDFKEYVIALHMTTAGKTNQKLEWAFSLYDVDGNGTISKSEVLEIVTAIFKMISPEDVKRLPDDENTPEKRAEKVWGFFGKKEDGKFLLLPSLCSSPRVFPRKPSQIYPSESGAQAGQRSPPPTAGLPDGPLWVVTGRPAGSRAYAHSGAGGKQYCLPLLVKLHCCLRRSWGEARL